The proteins below are encoded in one region of Pseudonocardia sp. DSM 110487:
- a CDS encoding SDR family oxidoreductase produces MTENTPRVAIVTGGSGGIGRAVAERLAADGMSVLVHYAGNPGRAKETVDAIVAAGGTAGAVQADVADENDVAALFDEAERRYGGVDVVVHTAGLMLLAPLAELDLADLDRMHRTNIRGTFVVDQQAARRVRSGGAIINFSTSVTKIALPTYTAYAASKGAVDAMTLILARELRGRDITVNAVAPGPTATPLFLEGKDQSVVDHMASMAPLERLGTPTDIAEAVAFLAGPARWVNGQVLYANGGII; encoded by the coding sequence ATGACTGAGAACACGCCGCGCGTCGCGATCGTGACCGGTGGTTCCGGAGGCATCGGGCGGGCGGTCGCCGAGCGCCTCGCCGCCGACGGGATGAGCGTGCTCGTGCACTACGCGGGCAACCCGGGACGGGCGAAGGAGACGGTCGACGCGATCGTCGCCGCGGGCGGTACGGCCGGCGCGGTGCAGGCCGACGTCGCGGACGAGAACGATGTGGCGGCCCTCTTCGACGAGGCGGAACGGCGCTACGGCGGCGTCGACGTGGTCGTGCACACGGCCGGGCTCATGCTGCTGGCCCCGCTCGCCGAGCTCGACCTCGCCGACCTCGACCGGATGCACCGCACCAACATCCGCGGGACGTTCGTCGTCGACCAGCAGGCGGCCCGCCGGGTCCGAAGCGGCGGCGCGATCATCAACTTCTCCACGTCGGTGACGAAGATCGCCCTGCCGACCTACACCGCATACGCGGCCAGCAAGGGCGCCGTGGACGCGATGACCCTGATCCTGGCCAGGGAGCTGCGCGGCCGCGACATCACCGTCAACGCCGTGGCCCCCGGCCCGACCGCCACCCCGCTGTTCCTCGAGGGCAAGGACCAGTCGGTGGTGGACCACATGGCGTCGATGGCTCCGCTGGAGCGCCTCGGCACCCCCACCGACATCGCAGAGGCCGTCGCCTTCCTCGCGGGCCCGGCCCGCTGGGTCAACGGGCAGGTCCTCTACGCCAACGGCGGAATCATCTGA
- a CDS encoding TetR/AcrR family transcriptional regulator: MRTRMLEAAEELLDASPDRDIATRAVCEAVGVGAPVLYRLFGDKNGLLSALVDYGFDRYLATKRAAAPSEDPVVDLRNGWDTHVEFAKSHPAVYRLMFSPSFATVPSAAQEAMRLLREVLDRCAAAGRLRVESGLAAQMIMSANIGLALNLVTQPENYPDPDLSRRVRDAVHAAVLVPDAGRRRSAEDGSLTVAALQLAAILRDRRTELGDPETALLLHWLDTLAGA; encoded by the coding sequence ATGCGCACGCGGATGCTCGAGGCGGCCGAGGAGCTGCTCGACGCCTCACCGGACCGTGACATCGCGACCCGCGCCGTGTGCGAGGCGGTCGGCGTCGGCGCGCCCGTGCTCTACCGACTGTTCGGCGACAAGAACGGCCTGCTCAGCGCGCTGGTCGACTACGGGTTCGACCGCTACCTCGCGACGAAGCGGGCCGCTGCGCCGTCCGAGGATCCGGTGGTGGACCTGCGCAACGGGTGGGACACCCACGTCGAGTTCGCGAAGTCCCACCCGGCCGTCTACCGGCTGATGTTCTCGCCGAGCTTCGCCACCGTCCCCTCCGCGGCGCAGGAGGCGATGCGCCTGCTGCGCGAGGTCCTCGACCGGTGCGCGGCCGCGGGCAGGTTGCGCGTCGAGTCGGGGCTGGCCGCTCAGATGATCATGTCCGCGAACATCGGACTGGCACTGAACCTCGTCACGCAGCCCGAGAACTATCCCGACCCCGACCTCTCCCGGCGGGTGCGCGACGCCGTCCACGCCGCGGTGCTCGTCCCGGACGCCGGCCGCCGGAGGTCCGCCGAGGACGGCTCGCTGACCGTTGCGGCCCTGCAGCTGGCGGCCATCCTGCGGGACCGCCGGACGGAGCTCGGCGACCCGGAGACTGCGCTGCTGCTGCACTGGCTCGACACCCTCGCCGGCGCGTAG
- a CDS encoding helix-turn-helix domain-containing protein — MPSQRSDIGEFLRSRRARIQPADTGLQVYGERRRVPGLRREELAQLAGVSADYYVRLEQGRLANVSAEILDAVARVLRLTEAEQRHLHELAGRTRNSRVRVEQEVRPSQQWVLDALRGAAGVVLGTATDLLAWNPLAGVLFGVDFDALPRSERNMCRMIFLEEGLRSRLRPWEQWARYAIGGLRMHVGRHPDDPRMAALVEELTAGSPEFRKWWADHPVWTEPHGRQVFWHPDVGEFTLSFEAFVLPEIWDSSLLVLTAAPGSPGRAALDALDPR, encoded by the coding sequence GTGCCGAGTCAGCGCTCCGATATCGGTGAGTTCCTCCGCTCCCGCCGGGCCAGGATCCAGCCAGCCGATACCGGCCTGCAGGTCTACGGCGAGCGGCGCCGGGTGCCCGGCCTGCGCCGCGAGGAGCTGGCACAGCTGGCCGGGGTGAGCGCGGACTACTACGTGCGGCTCGAACAGGGGCGGCTGGCCAATGTCTCGGCCGAGATCCTGGACGCGGTGGCGCGCGTGCTGCGCCTGACGGAAGCCGAGCAGCGCCACCTCCACGAGCTCGCGGGGCGCACCCGCAACAGCCGGGTGCGGGTGGAGCAGGAGGTGCGGCCGAGCCAGCAATGGGTGCTCGACGCGTTGCGGGGTGCGGCCGGGGTGGTCCTGGGCACGGCAACCGACCTGCTCGCGTGGAACCCGCTGGCGGGCGTGCTGTTCGGGGTCGATTTCGACGCGCTGCCCAGGAGCGAGCGCAACATGTGCCGCATGATCTTCCTCGAGGAGGGTCTGCGGTCGCGGTTGAGGCCGTGGGAGCAATGGGCTCGATACGCGATCGGCGGGCTGCGCATGCACGTCGGACGCCACCCCGACGACCCGCGGATGGCCGCCCTCGTCGAGGAGTTGACGGCGGGGAGCCCGGAGTTCCGGAAGTGGTGGGCCGACCACCCGGTCTGGACGGAGCCCCACGGCAGGCAGGTTTTCTGGCACCCGGACGTCGGTGAGTTCACGCTGTCGTTCGAGGCGTTCGTCCTCCCGGAGATCTGGGACAGCAGCCTCCTCGTCCTGACGGCCGCCCCCGGCTCTCCCGGCCGCGCGGCCCTCGACGCGCTCGATCCGCGGTAG
- a CDS encoding glycosyltransferase family 1 protein gives MRVAIVSECFLPVVNGVTNSVLRVVEHLTEAGHDVLVVAPGMDGPTEYAGAPVVRIREMNLPVVSSMPVGVPSRRVLTALREFAPDVVHLAAPFVVGYRGLVAARRLGIPTVAVYQTDVAGFASSYGLGLTARAAWRWTCRLHGLADRTLAPSSWATAALRARGVPRVHQWARGVDTRRFTPSKRDDGLRAELAPGGELLVGYVGRLAPEKQVERLATLHGLPGTRLVVVGGGPSEERLRATLPAAAFLGFREGDELARIYASLDVFVHTGPSETFCQAVQEALASGLPVVAPDAGGPRDLVLPGRTGFLVPPHPDLATPDDPAVVAADAELRDAVEALADPQLRRRFGAAARRSVLRRTWSAVCDELLAHYAEVIGSHAVAAA, from the coding sequence GTGCGCGTCGCGATCGTCTCCGAGTGCTTCCTCCCCGTGGTCAACGGCGTCACCAACTCGGTGCTCAGAGTCGTCGAGCACCTGACCGAAGCGGGCCACGACGTGTTGGTCGTCGCACCCGGCATGGACGGCCCCACCGAGTACGCGGGCGCCCCCGTCGTGCGGATCAGGGAGATGAACCTGCCGGTGGTGTCGTCGATGCCGGTCGGCGTGCCGAGCAGGCGCGTGCTGACGGCGCTGCGCGAGTTCGCCCCGGACGTGGTGCACCTCGCGGCACCGTTCGTCGTCGGCTACCGGGGCCTCGTTGCGGCGCGCAGGCTGGGCATCCCGACGGTCGCGGTCTACCAGACGGACGTGGCGGGCTTCGCCTCCTCGTACGGCCTCGGCCTCACCGCCCGCGCGGCGTGGCGGTGGACGTGCCGGCTGCACGGGCTGGCCGACCGCACGCTCGCGCCGTCGAGCTGGGCCACGGCGGCGCTGCGGGCGCGGGGGGTGCCGCGGGTGCACCAGTGGGCGCGTGGCGTCGACACCCGGCGGTTCACCCCGTCCAAGCGCGACGACGGGCTGCGCGCCGAGCTGGCGCCCGGTGGCGAGCTGCTGGTCGGGTACGTCGGGCGGCTGGCGCCGGAGAAGCAGGTCGAGCGGCTCGCCACGCTCCACGGGCTGCCCGGCACCCGGCTCGTCGTGGTGGGCGGCGGCCCCAGCGAGGAGCGGCTGCGCGCGACCCTGCCCGCCGCGGCGTTCCTCGGCTTCCGGGAGGGCGACGAGCTCGCCCGGATCTACGCGTCGCTCGACGTGTTCGTGCACACCGGGCCGTCCGAGACGTTCTGCCAGGCCGTGCAGGAGGCCCTCGCGTCCGGGCTGCCCGTGGTGGCCCCGGACGCGGGCGGCCCACGCGACCTCGTGCTGCCGGGGCGCACCGGCTTCCTGGTGCCGCCGCACCCCGACTTGGCGACCCCGGACGATCCGGCGGTCGTGGCCGCCGACGCCGAGCTGCGCGACGCGGTCGAGGCGCTCGCCGACCCGCAGCTGCGGAGGCGGTTCGGTGCGGCCGCCCGACGGTCGGTGCTGCGTCGCACCTGGTCGGCCGTGTGCGACGAGCTGCTGGCCCACTACGCCGAGGTCATCGGCAGTCATGCGGTCGCGGCAGCCTGA
- a CDS encoding NmrA family NAD(P)-binding protein — MTDAGVLVTGATGKTGRRITERLRAAGVPVREGSRQADPPFAWADKGTWETALHGVGAAYLTYFPDLTSPGAAETVAELAELAVARGARRLVLLSGRGEAGAQYAEQLVQASGADLTVIRAGWFMQNFSEGHLLEPVLSGEITLPAGNVGEPFVDVEDIVDIAMAAFSDDRHIGQAYDVTGPRLITFAEAAAEISAATGRDVRYRDVSGPEARDQLLRAGVPAEYADDLIVLFAEVLDGHNAYLGDGVQKALDREPRDFAGYVRAAAATGVWDA; from the coding sequence ATGACGGATGCAGGAGTGCTCGTGACCGGAGCCACGGGCAAGACGGGGCGGCGGATCACCGAGCGGCTCCGAGCGGCCGGCGTGCCGGTCCGCGAGGGTTCGCGCCAGGCCGACCCGCCGTTCGCGTGGGCGGACAAGGGCACATGGGAGACCGCGCTGCATGGGGTCGGCGCGGCGTACCTGACGTACTTCCCGGACCTGACCTCCCCCGGCGCCGCGGAGACGGTCGCGGAGCTGGCGGAGCTTGCGGTCGCACGCGGAGCGCGCCGGCTCGTGCTGCTGTCCGGACGAGGAGAGGCCGGTGCGCAGTACGCCGAGCAGCTGGTGCAGGCGAGCGGCGCGGACCTCACGGTCATCCGCGCGGGGTGGTTCATGCAGAACTTCTCGGAGGGGCACCTGCTCGAGCCGGTGCTGTCCGGGGAGATCACGCTGCCGGCAGGCAACGTCGGCGAGCCGTTCGTCGACGTCGAGGACATCGTCGACATCGCCATGGCGGCCTTCTCGGACGACCGGCACATCGGTCAGGCCTACGACGTGACGGGCCCGCGCCTGATCACGTTCGCCGAGGCGGCCGCCGAGATCTCCGCCGCCACGGGGCGGGACGTCCGGTACCGCGACGTGTCCGGCCCGGAAGCCAGGGATCAGCTGCTCAGGGCCGGGGTGCCTGCCGAGTACGCCGACGATCTCATCGTGCTGTTCGCCGAGGTACTCGACGGGCACAACGCCTACCTCGGCGACGGCGTGCAGAAGGCGCTCGACCGCGAGCCACGCGACTTCGCCGGCTACGTGCGGGCCGCGGCCGCCACCGGGGTCTGGGACGCGTGA
- a CDS encoding glycosyltransferase: protein MRIVQLANFYGPRSGGLRTTLHHLGAGYRAWGHEVVLVVPGPRSADELMPTGIRRITIAAPRLPGTGGYRAVDPWRVQRLLERLRPDAIEVSDRLTLRGLGAWAARHGVPSVVISHERLDRLLAQFLLPGAAARHVADVANARMAAAYDTVVCTTSFARAEFDRIGVRNVAQVPLGVDLTAFSPRHHDPDLRSGLAAGADALLVHCGRLSPEKHPERSIDTVAALRTAGHRVRLVVAGDGPRRPALERRAAGLPVTFVGFVRDRSQLARLLASADVSLAPGPHETFGLSALEALASGTPVVVSASSALPEIVGPSGAAALDRPEAFAAGVSTLLAADEAARRGAARARAEQFGWPASVAGMLGRLAAS, encoded by the coding sequence TTGAGGATCGTCCAGCTCGCGAACTTCTACGGCCCGCGGTCCGGCGGCCTGCGCACCACCCTGCACCACCTCGGCGCTGGTTACCGGGCGTGGGGGCACGAGGTCGTGCTCGTGGTGCCGGGTCCGCGGTCCGCCGACGAGCTCATGCCCACCGGGATCCGGCGGATCACGATCGCCGCGCCCCGCCTGCCCGGCACCGGCGGCTACCGGGCGGTCGACCCGTGGCGGGTGCAGCGGCTGCTGGAGCGGCTGCGTCCCGACGCGATCGAGGTGTCCGACCGGCTGACCCTGCGCGGGCTCGGCGCGTGGGCCGCCCGGCACGGCGTGCCGAGCGTGGTGATCTCCCACGAGCGGCTCGACCGGCTGCTCGCGCAGTTCCTGCTGCCCGGCGCCGCGGCCCGGCACGTCGCCGACGTGGCGAACGCCCGGATGGCGGCCGCATACGACACCGTCGTCTGCACGACATCATTCGCGCGGGCCGAGTTCGACCGCATCGGGGTTCGCAACGTCGCGCAGGTGCCGCTCGGCGTCGACCTCACGGCGTTCTCGCCGCGGCACCACGACCCCGACCTGCGTTCCGGCCTCGCCGCCGGCGCGGACGCCCTCCTCGTGCACTGCGGGCGGCTCTCGCCGGAGAAGCACCCCGAGCGCAGCATCGACACCGTGGCCGCGCTGCGCACCGCTGGGCACCGGGTGCGGCTGGTCGTCGCGGGGGACGGGCCACGGCGACCCGCCCTCGAGCGGCGCGCCGCCGGGTTGCCGGTGACATTCGTCGGTTTCGTCCGCGACCGCTCCCAGCTCGCCCGGCTGCTGGCATCCGCGGATGTCTCGCTCGCACCCGGCCCGCACGAGACGTTCGGGTTGTCGGCCCTCGAAGCGCTCGCCAGCGGAACCCCGGTGGTGGTGTCGGCGTCCTCGGCGCTGCCGGAGATCGTCGGCCCGTCCGGGGCCGCGGCGCTCGACCGTCCCGAGGCCTTCGCCGCGGGCGTCAGCACGCTGCTCGCCGCCGACGAGGCCGCCCGGCGCGGCGCCGCGCGGGCCCGGGCGGAGCAGTTCGGCTGGCCCGCCTCGGTGGCGGGGATGCTGGGGAGGCTCGCGGCCTCCTGA
- a CDS encoding inositol monophosphatase: MTVQQEPSAPPAPLPVEAGLMSRALEVAGRLANDAAEVITATAGREHHSGAAHKANPFDWVTDTDRTLERHTRRVLAAEFPGVPVVGEEYGADPDAHRAPYRWVVDPVDGTANYVAGFPWCAYSLALVDASGPVVGVIADPSRAQIYAAARGRGVRANGVPVRVVPRPPAGGLICAELGPDRTAAFTRHAAAAHAGIRSLGSSALAVTQVALGHAVAAVLEGYHEWDVAGAACLAAEAGAVIVDRNGRPDPLPDDAMIVAVPGALDAVLAWWRASDA, from the coding sequence ATGACCGTCCAGCAGGAACCGAGCGCACCCCCGGCGCCCCTCCCTGTGGAAGCCGGGCTGATGTCCCGTGCCCTCGAGGTGGCCGGGCGGCTCGCCAACGACGCGGCCGAGGTGATCACGGCCACCGCGGGCCGTGAGCACCACAGCGGGGCCGCGCACAAGGCCAACCCCTTCGACTGGGTCACCGACACCGACCGCACCCTCGAGCGCCACACCCGCCGAGTTCTCGCAGCGGAGTTCCCCGGCGTGCCCGTTGTCGGCGAGGAGTACGGCGCCGACCCGGACGCGCACCGCGCCCCCTACCGGTGGGTCGTCGACCCGGTCGACGGCACCGCAAACTACGTCGCGGGATTCCCGTGGTGCGCATACAGTCTCGCGCTGGTGGACGCCTCCGGACCAGTCGTGGGGGTGATCGCCGACCCGAGCCGGGCCCAGATCTACGCCGCCGCCCGCGGACGAGGGGTGCGGGCGAACGGCGTCCCGGTCCGGGTCGTCCCCCGGCCTCCGGCGGGCGGGCTGATCTGCGCCGAGCTCGGGCCCGACCGCACCGCGGCGTTCACCCGCCATGCCGCCGCTGCCCACGCCGGGATCCGCTCGCTCGGATCATCGGCGCTCGCGGTCACGCAGGTGGCGCTCGGGCACGCGGTCGCCGCCGTGCTCGAGGGCTACCACGAGTGGGACGTCGCGGGCGCCGCCTGCCTCGCGGCCGAGGCGGGCGCCGTGATCGTCGACCGGAACGGCCGTCCCGATCCCCTGCCCGACGACGCGATGATCGTCGCGGTGCCGGGCGCGCTCGACGCGGTCCTGGCCTGGTGGCGCGCTTCCGACGCCTGA
- a CDS encoding SDR family oxidoreductase has product MAESITKNIVVTGASSGFGALTVRALADAGHTVYAGMREAAGRNAPAVAALADYAKEHGVDLRAVEMDVGDQSSVDAAVEHIVAEAGRLDVVVHNAGHMVLGPAEAFTPEQLAAVYDVNVLSTQRVNRAALPHLRAQGDGLVVWVGSSSSRGGTPPYLAPYFAAKAAEDALAVSYAAELARFGIDTTIVVPGAFTSGTNHFAHAGHPQSAETVAAYEERYAGLLDQVSERLARLTPPDADPAEVARQIAQVVDLPKGERPFRVHVDPAHDGAEEVFDHGDRIRADFYRRIGLEDLLRPA; this is encoded by the coding sequence ATGGCTGAGAGCATCACCAAGAACATCGTCGTCACCGGGGCGTCCAGCGGCTTCGGGGCGCTCACCGTCAGGGCGCTCGCCGACGCGGGCCACACCGTCTACGCGGGCATGCGCGAGGCCGCGGGCCGCAATGCCCCCGCCGTCGCGGCGCTCGCGGATTACGCGAAGGAGCACGGGGTCGACCTGCGCGCCGTCGAGATGGACGTCGGCGACCAGTCCTCGGTGGACGCGGCCGTCGAGCACATCGTCGCCGAGGCGGGCCGGCTCGACGTGGTCGTGCACAACGCGGGGCACATGGTGCTCGGGCCGGCAGAGGCGTTCACCCCCGAGCAGCTGGCGGCCGTCTACGACGTCAACGTGCTGTCCACCCAGCGCGTGAACCGGGCCGCGCTGCCGCACCTGCGGGCGCAGGGCGACGGGCTCGTGGTGTGGGTCGGCTCCAGCAGCAGCCGCGGCGGCACCCCGCCCTACCTGGCGCCGTACTTCGCCGCCAAGGCCGCCGAGGACGCGCTGGCCGTCAGCTACGCCGCCGAGCTCGCCCGTTTCGGCATCGACACGACGATCGTGGTGCCGGGCGCCTTCACGTCGGGCACGAACCACTTCGCCCACGCCGGGCACCCGCAGAGCGCGGAGACCGTGGCCGCATACGAGGAGCGCTACGCAGGCCTGCTCGACCAGGTGTCCGAGCGGCTCGCCCGGCTCACGCCGCCCGACGCCGACCCAGCCGAGGTGGCCCGCCAGATCGCGCAGGTGGTGGACCTGCCCAAGGGCGAGCGGCCGTTCCGGGTGCACGTCGACCCGGCGCACGACGGCGCGGAGGAGGTCTTCGACCACGGTGACCGCATCCGCGCCGACTTCTACCGGCGCATCGGGCTGGAGGACCTGCTGCGACCGGCGTGA